Proteins encoded by one window of Streptomyces clavuligerus:
- a CDS encoding amino acid permease yields the protein MSERTSAAEAPATGSPATSSPHVDAGDAGYRKDLKSRHINMIAIGGAIGTGLFLGAGGRLADAGPSLAIAYAVCGVFAFFVVRALGELVLYRPSSGAFVSYAREFMGEKGAYTAGWLYFLNWSTTCIADITAAATYAHFWAMFSDIPQWILALIALAVVLAANLISVKYFGEMEFWFAIIKVAALVSFMLVGIFLLVTQQDVGGHTPGFSTVADAGGIFPAGALPMLLVIQGVVFAYASVELCGVAAGETENPEKVMPRAINSIMWRVGVFYVGSVVLLALLLPYTAYSGDESPFVTVMDKLGVPGAAGVMNLVVLTAALSSLNAGLYSTARILRSMAMAGSAPKFTGRMNKGQVPYGGVLLTAAFGVAGVGLNYVMPGEAFEIVLNLASIGILGTWGMIMLCSLIFWRRSQDGRVTRPSYHLPWAPYTQIVTLVFLASVVVLMWAGGGVGRTTVMFLPLIAAALVGGWFMVRNRVTEIAEARKVG from the coding sequence ATGAGCGAACGCACCAGCGCGGCCGAAGCGCCGGCGACCGGGTCTCCCGCGACCAGCTCTCCGCATGTCGATGCCGGTGACGCCGGTTATCGCAAGGACCTCAAGTCCCGCCATATCAATATGATCGCGATCGGCGGAGCGATCGGCACCGGACTCTTCCTCGGCGCGGGCGGGCGGCTGGCGGACGCGGGGCCCTCGCTGGCCATCGCCTACGCCGTCTGCGGTGTCTTCGCCTTCTTCGTCGTACGGGCCCTCGGTGAGCTGGTGCTCTACCGCCCCTCCTCCGGCGCCTTCGTCTCCTACGCCCGTGAATTCATGGGTGAGAAGGGCGCCTACACGGCGGGCTGGCTCTACTTCCTCAACTGGTCCACGACCTGTATCGCCGACATCACCGCCGCGGCGACCTACGCCCATTTCTGGGCGATGTTCAGCGACATTCCGCAGTGGATTCTGGCGCTCATAGCGCTGGCCGTCGTCCTCGCGGCCAACCTGATCTCGGTGAAGTACTTCGGCGAGATGGAGTTCTGGTTCGCGATCATCAAGGTCGCCGCGCTGGTCAGCTTTATGCTCGTCGGTATCTTCCTGCTGGTCACCCAGCAGGACGTGGGTGGCCACACCCCCGGCTTCTCCACCGTCGCCGACGCCGGAGGCATCTTCCCCGCGGGCGCCCTGCCGATGCTGCTGGTGATCCAGGGTGTCGTCTTCGCCTACGCCTCCGTCGAGCTGTGCGGTGTCGCCGCGGGCGAGACCGAGAACCCCGAGAAGGTCATGCCCCGCGCCATCAACTCGATCATGTGGCGGGTCGGTGTCTTCTACGTCGGCTCGGTGGTGCTGCTCGCCCTGCTGCTGCCGTACACCGCGTACTCCGGCGACGAGAGCCCCTTCGTCACCGTCATGGACAAGCTGGGCGTCCCCGGCGCCGCGGGCGTGATGAACCTCGTGGTCCTGACCGCGGCCCTGTCCAGCCTGAACGCCGGGCTCTACTCCACCGCCCGCATCCTGCGCTCGATGGCGATGGCGGGCTCCGCGCCCAAGTTCACCGGCCGGATGAACAAGGGGCAGGTGCCCTACGGCGGTGTGCTGCTCACGGCGGCCTTCGGTGTCGCGGGCGTCGGGCTGAACTATGTGATGCCCGGCGAGGCGTTCGAGATCGTGCTCAACCTCGCCTCCATCGGCATCCTGGGCACCTGGGGCATGATCATGCTCTGCTCGCTGATCTTCTGGCGCCGCTCGCAGGACGGCCGGGTCACCCGGCCCTCGTACCACCTCCCCTGGGCCCCCTACACCCAGATCGTCACCCTGGTCTTCCTGGCCTCCGTGGTGGTCCTGATGTGGGCCGGCGGCGGTGTGGGCCGGACGACCGTGATGTTCCTGCCGCTGATCGCCGCGGCGCTCGTCGGCGGCTGGTTCATGGTGCGGAACCGGGTGACCGAGATCGCGGAGGCCCGCAAGGTCGGCTGA
- a CDS encoding gluconokinase, translated as MSTPQVVVVMGVAGTGKTTIGPLLAESLGVPYAEGDDFHPPANIAKMSSGTPLDDDDRWPWLDAIGHWAHSRAGLGGVVSSSALKRAYRDRLRAAAPGAVFLHLTGGRELIERRMSERTGHFMPTALLDSQFATLQPLEEDEAGHAVDVSGTPEEIAARAVAALRPEPVTGR; from the coding sequence ATGAGCACCCCTCAGGTCGTCGTGGTGATGGGCGTGGCGGGGACCGGCAAGACCACGATCGGTCCCCTGCTCGCCGAGTCCCTGGGCGTTCCCTACGCCGAGGGCGACGACTTCCACCCCCCGGCGAACATCGCCAAGATGTCCTCCGGCACCCCGCTGGACGACGACGACCGCTGGCCCTGGCTGGACGCGATCGGCCACTGGGCGCACAGCCGGGCGGGTCTCGGCGGTGTGGTCTCCAGCTCCGCCCTCAAGCGCGCCTACCGGGACCGGCTGCGGGCCGCCGCCCCGGGCGCCGTCTTCCTCCATCTCACCGGCGGACGTGAGCTGATCGAGCGGCGGATGTCCGAGCGGACGGGCCACTTCATGCCCACGGCACTGCTCGACTCGCAGTTCGCGACCCTCCAGCCGCTGGAGGAGGACGAGGCGGGCCACGCGGTCGATGTCTCCGGCACCCCCGAGGAGATCGCCGCACGGGCCGTCGCCGCCCTGCGCCCGGAGCCGGTCACCGGGCGCTAG
- a CDS encoding phosphotransferase family protein, with the protein MSPVSTPGLDPERLRDHLHRERPGLVSGPLSARLIQGGRSNLTYRVTDGVRRWVVRRPPLGHVLATAHDMRREHRVISALAPTAVPVPEPVLLCEDESVAGAPFYVMEFVPGTPYRSADELTRLGPERTRQVVLGLLDTLVELHSVDPGAVGLGDFGRPEGFLDRQLRRWGKQLAASRSRELTGIEELHGALGRALPRSAAPTVVHGDYRLDNVLVGVDDRITAVLDWEMSTLGDPLTDLGLLTMYSTVVDLPDSPVTSTANAPGHPGTEELIERYAARSGRDTSAISWYTAFAWFKLAVILEGIHYRYTLGQTVGDGFDRIGSIVPVFIEHGLTTLQEG; encoded by the coding sequence ATGAGCCCCGTCTCCACGCCAGGACTCGACCCCGAGCGGCTGCGCGACCATCTCCACCGGGAACGCCCCGGCCTGGTGAGCGGACCGCTCAGCGCCCGGCTGATCCAGGGGGGCCGCTCCAACCTCACCTACCGTGTCACGGACGGGGTCCGGCGCTGGGTCGTCCGCCGCCCGCCGCTCGGCCATGTGCTCGCGACCGCCCATGACATGAGGCGCGAGCACCGGGTGATCAGCGCCCTGGCCCCCACCGCCGTCCCGGTGCCCGAGCCGGTGCTGCTGTGCGAGGACGAGTCGGTCGCCGGAGCGCCGTTCTATGTCATGGAGTTCGTCCCCGGCACGCCCTACCGGTCCGCGGACGAGCTGACCCGGCTCGGCCCCGAGCGCACCCGGCAGGTGGTGCTCGGACTGCTCGACACCCTGGTCGAGCTGCACTCCGTGGACCCCGGCGCGGTGGGTCTCGGCGACTTCGGCCGCCCCGAGGGCTTCCTCGACCGTCAACTGCGGCGCTGGGGCAAGCAGCTCGCCGCCTCCCGCAGCCGGGAACTGACGGGCATCGAGGAGCTGCACGGGGCGCTGGGCCGGGCGCTGCCCCGTTCCGCCGCGCCCACCGTCGTCCACGGCGACTACCGGCTCGACAACGTCCTCGTCGGCGTGGACGACCGGATCACGGCGGTGCTGGACTGGGAGATGTCCACGCTCGGCGACCCGCTGACCGACCTCGGGCTGCTGACGATGTACAGCACGGTGGTCGACCTGCCCGACTCCCCGGTCACCAGCACGGCGAACGCGCCGGGCCACCCCGGCACGGAGGAGCTGATCGAACGGTATGCCGCCCGCTCCGGCCGGGACACCTCCGCGATCTCCTGGTACACGGCGTTCGCCTGGTTCAAGCTCGCGGTGATCCTGGAGGGCATCCACTACCGCTACACCCTCGGACAGACCGTCGGCGACGGCTTCGACCGGATCGGCTCCATCGTCCCCGTCTTCATCGAGCACGGCCTCACCACACTCCAGGAAGGCTGA
- a CDS encoding gluconate:H+ symporter produces MTSLSVEMLAADATAPITSAGNAQLGIAVLAGIAVIVLLITKFKLHAFLALTIGSLALGAFAGAPLGKAIESFSKGLGSTVAGVGVLIALGAILGKLLADSGGGDQIVDTILAKANGRTMPWAMVLIASVIGLPLFFEVGIVLLIPVVLMVAKRGNYSLMRIGIPALAGLSVMHGLVPPHPGPLVAIDALDANLGITLGLGVLVSIPTVIIAGPLFAKYAARWVDIPAPEKMIPARPSEDLERRPGFGVTVFTVLLPVVLMLANALVEIVVDNPENPVQKVTDVIGSPMIALLAAVLVGLFTLGRAAGFTKERLSSTVEKSLAPIAGVLMIVGAGGGFKQTLIDVGVGQMILDFSENWSIPTLLLAWLIAVAIRLATGSATVATISAAGLVAPLAVGMSSTESALLVLAIGAGSLFFSHVNDAGFWLVKEYFGMDVGQTIKTWSVMETIISVVGIVLVLLLSLVL; encoded by the coding sequence GTGACCAGTCTCAGCGTCGAGATGCTGGCAGCGGACGCGACGGCGCCGATCACCTCGGCGGGCAACGCCCAGCTGGGCATCGCCGTCCTCGCGGGCATCGCCGTCATCGTCCTGCTCATCACCAAGTTCAAACTGCACGCCTTCCTGGCGCTGACCATCGGCTCGCTGGCGCTGGGCGCCTTCGCGGGCGCCCCGCTCGGCAAGGCCATCGAGTCGTTCTCCAAGGGCCTCGGCTCGACGGTCGCCGGTGTCGGTGTGCTGATCGCGCTGGGCGCGATCCTGGGCAAGCTGCTCGCCGACTCCGGTGGCGGTGACCAGATCGTCGACACGATCCTGGCGAAGGCGAACGGCCGCACCATGCCCTGGGCGATGGTGCTGATCGCCTCGGTGATCGGTCTGCCGCTCTTCTTCGAGGTCGGCATCGTGCTGCTGATCCCCGTGGTGCTCATGGTCGCCAAGCGCGGCAACTACTCGCTGATGCGGATCGGCATTCCGGCCCTCGCGGGTCTGTCCGTGATGCACGGCCTGGTGCCCCCGCACCCCGGCCCGCTGGTCGCGATCGACGCCCTCGACGCCAACCTGGGCATCACGCTCGGCCTCGGTGTGCTCGTCTCCATACCGACCGTGATCATCGCCGGTCCGCTCTTCGCCAAGTACGCGGCCCGCTGGGTGGACATCCCCGCCCCGGAGAAGATGATCCCGGCGCGCCCCTCGGAGGACCTGGAGCGCCGCCCCGGCTTCGGCGTCACCGTCTTCACGGTGCTGCTGCCGGTGGTCCTGATGCTGGCCAACGCGCTGGTCGAGATCGTTGTCGACAACCCCGAGAACCCGGTGCAGAAGGTCACGGACGTCATCGGGTCCCCGATGATCGCGCTGCTCGCGGCCGTGCTCGTGGGTCTGTTCACGCTGGGCCGCGCGGCCGGTTTCACCAAGGAACGGCTCTCCTCCACCGTCGAGAAGTCGCTCGCCCCGATCGCGGGCGTGCTGATGATCGTCGGCGCGGGCGGCGGTTTCAAGCAGACGCTGATCGATGTCGGCGTGGGCCAGATGATCCTGGACTTCTCCGAGAACTGGTCGATCCCGACCCTGCTGCTCGCCTGGCTGATCGCGGTGGCGATCCGGCTGGCGACCGGCTCGGCGACCGTGGCGACGATCTCCGCCGCCGGTCTGGTCGCCCCGCTGGCAGTGGGCATGTCCTCGACCGAGTCCGCGCTGCTGGTGCTGGCCATCGGTGCCGGTTCGCTCTTCTTCAGCCATGTCAACGACGCCGGGTTCTGGCTGGTCAAGGAGTACTTCGGGATGGACGTCGGCCAGACGATCAAGACCTGGTCGGTGATGGAGACCATCATCTCGGTGGTCGGCATCGTCCTGGTGCTGCTGCTGTCGCTGGTGCTGTAG
- a CDS encoding YidH family protein: protein MSDLVRSLRLWFSPQRVRAEGETPDYRFSLANERTFLAWLRTALALIGGGFAVDQFLPDLRFGVRAGLALALLGAGVLCALRAVNHWVRCERAMRRGEDLPVSRFPALLGLVVAAVALAMVAVVLLGREGGR from the coding sequence GTGAGCGACCTCGTACGGAGCCTGCGGCTGTGGTTCTCGCCGCAGCGGGTGCGCGCGGAGGGCGAGACCCCGGACTACCGGTTCTCGCTCGCCAACGAGCGCACCTTTCTCGCCTGGCTGCGCACCGCGCTGGCGCTCATCGGCGGCGGTTTCGCCGTCGACCAGTTCCTGCCCGATCTGCGGTTCGGGGTACGGGCGGGCCTGGCGCTCGCGCTGCTGGGCGCGGGGGTGCTGTGCGCGCTGCGGGCGGTGAACCACTGGGTGCGGTGCGAACGCGCGATGCGCCGGGGCGAGGATCTGCCGGTGTCCCGCTTCCCCGCGCTGCTGGGGCTCGTCGTCGCGGCGGTCGCGCTGGCGATGGTGGCCGTCGTCCTGCTCGGCCGGGAGGGCGGGCGGTGA
- a CDS encoding DUF202 domain-containing protein → MTGPGRAGPGVRDPGLQPERTRLAWRRTTLAFTVAGVLAVRQVLTGDRGGRAALALAAVVLVWAAFLVLAQRRLRLLGGGPVPVALSARNALGAAAAVVLLAALAPLMIL, encoded by the coding sequence GTGACGGGTCCGGGGCGCGCCGGGCCCGGGGTCCGGGACCCGGGGCTCCAGCCGGAGCGGACCCGGCTGGCCTGGCGCAGGACGACGCTGGCCTTCACGGTGGCCGGGGTGCTCGCCGTCCGTCAGGTCCTGACCGGCGACAGGGGTGGCCGGGCGGCGCTCGCCCTGGCGGCGGTGGTCCTGGTGTGGGCGGCCTTCCTGGTGCTGGCCCAGCGGCGGCTGCGGCTGCTGGGCGGCGGTCCCGTACCGGTGGCGCTGTCGGCGCGGAACGCGCTGGGCGCGGCGGCGGCCGTCGTGCTCCTCGCGGCCCTCGCACCGCTGATGATCCTCTGA
- the phsA gene encoding O-aminophenol oxidase PhsA: MTEIAEFTNEVTSHVADRVGDTAAEGITDDVIERARAAADSGRSRELTPFSDPLPVPDVLRPDEPDVRKEIEIALRPTWVRMHSQLPPTLMWGYNGTVPGPTVEVRRGQRIRIAWTNRIPPGSAYPVTAVEVGIGGQGQPLPHNRPGREGVRASREVAALPAWSVTHLHGAQTGGGNDGWADNAVGFGDAQLSEYPNDHQAVQWWYHDHAMNITRWNVYAGLVGTYIVRDDEEDALGLPGGERELPLILADRNLDTDEDGRLNGRLLHKTTVLNPSHPETGKPVTLPFLGPYSTVNGVIWPHLETDAAWYRFRLVNASNARIYNLVLVDEDGDPVPGVMHQIGSDGGLLPRPVPVDFTGGAPLIVAPAERFDLLIDFRRLAGRRVRLVNKGRNQRPGVPDLADSVPYPQVMEFRVGRAKEHDPFVLPPVLSGSFRRYTHDDLEHGHRLIVLTPPATVGGGGHPEIWEMREIPDAGVRLPAEGVIQVQGPDGKLRTYRRTSRTFNDGLGITIGEGTHEQWSFLNLGVPTHPMHIHLADFQILAREAYTVGGFDPAIGGTRTPVVFDPARPIPVPPNEQGWKDVFRVTSAELVKVMGHFDGAYGRFMYHCHLLEHEDMGMMRPFVVMPPQALKFDHGTGHGPHH; the protein is encoded by the coding sequence ATGACCGAGATCGCCGAGTTCACCAACGAGGTCACCAGCCATGTCGCCGACCGTGTCGGCGACACTGCCGCCGAGGGCATCACCGACGACGTCATCGAGCGGGCGCGGGCCGCGGCCGACAGCGGCAGAAGCCGGGAGCTGACACCGTTCAGCGACCCGCTGCCGGTGCCGGACGTGCTCCGGCCCGACGAGCCGGACGTCCGCAAGGAGATCGAGATCGCCCTGCGGCCCACCTGGGTGCGGATGCACTCCCAGCTCCCTCCCACCCTGATGTGGGGGTACAACGGCACGGTGCCGGGGCCGACCGTCGAGGTACGGCGCGGCCAGCGCATCCGGATCGCCTGGACCAACCGCATCCCGCCGGGGAGCGCCTACCCGGTCACGGCCGTGGAGGTGGGGATCGGCGGCCAGGGGCAGCCCCTCCCCCACAACCGGCCGGGCCGCGAGGGCGTCCGGGCCAGCCGGGAGGTGGCGGCCCTGCCCGCCTGGTCCGTGACCCATCTCCACGGAGCGCAGACCGGCGGGGGCAACGACGGCTGGGCGGACAACGCCGTCGGCTTCGGGGACGCCCAGCTCTCCGAGTACCCCAACGACCACCAGGCCGTGCAGTGGTGGTACCACGACCACGCGATGAACATCACCCGCTGGAACGTCTACGCGGGCCTGGTGGGCACCTATATCGTCCGGGACGACGAGGAGGACGCCCTCGGGCTGCCCGGCGGGGAGCGCGAGCTGCCGCTGATCCTCGCCGACCGCAATCTCGACACCGACGAGGACGGCCGGCTCAACGGCAGGCTGCTGCACAAGACGACCGTCCTGAATCCGAGCCACCCGGAGACGGGCAAGCCGGTGACGCTGCCCTTCCTCGGCCCCTACTCCACGGTGAACGGGGTGATCTGGCCCCATCTGGAGACGGATGCCGCGTGGTACCGCTTCCGGCTGGTCAACGCCTCCAACGCCCGGATCTACAACCTGGTCCTGGTCGACGAGGACGGCGACCCGGTCCCCGGGGTGATGCACCAGATCGGCAGCGACGGCGGACTGCTGCCGCGGCCGGTGCCGGTGGACTTCACCGGTGGGGCGCCGCTGATTGTGGCCCCCGCCGAGCGCTTCGACCTCCTGATCGACTTCCGCAGGCTGGCGGGGCGGAGGGTCCGGCTGGTCAACAAGGGACGCAATCAGCGCCCCGGGGTCCCCGACCTGGCGGACAGCGTTCCGTACCCCCAGGTCATGGAGTTCCGGGTGGGCCGGGCCAAGGAGCACGACCCCTTCGTCCTGCCGCCGGTGCTCTCCGGCTCCTTCCGGCGCTACACGCACGACGACCTGGAACACGGGCACCGGCTGATCGTGCTGACGCCCCCGGCGACCGTCGGCGGCGGCGGGCACCCCGAGATCTGGGAGATGCGGGAGATCCCGGACGCGGGTGTCCGGCTGCCCGCCGAGGGGGTGATCCAGGTCCAGGGCCCGGACGGCAAGCTGCGGACCTATCGGCGCACCTCGCGGACGTTCAACGACGGCCTGGGCATCACCATCGGCGAGGGGACCCATGAGCAGTGGTCGTTCCTCAATCTGGGGGTGCCGACCCATCCGATGCACATCCATCTGGCGGACTTCCAGATCCTGGCCCGTGAGGCGTACACGGTCGGCGGCTTCGACCCGGCGATCGGCGGGACCCGTACCCCGGTCGTCTTCGATCCGGCCCGCCCGATCCCGGTACCGCCGAACGAGCAGGGCTGGAAGGACGTGTTCCGGGTCACGTCGGCGGAGCTGGTGAAGGTGATGGGCCACTTCGACGGGGCGTACGGGCGGTTCATGTACCACTGCCATCTGCTGGAGCACGAGGACATGGGCATGATGCGGCCGTTCGTCGTGATGCCCCCGCAGGCGCTGAAGTTCGACCACGGCACAGGGCACGGGCCCCACCACTGA
- a CDS encoding S-(hydroxymethyl)mycothiol dehydrogenase: MVQQVLGVVAPGRDEPVRVETIVVPDPGPGEAVVAVQACGVCHTDLHYKQGGISDDFPFLLGHEAAGVVEAVGPGVTEVEPGDFVILNWRAVCGRCRACLRGRPWYCFDTHNARQRMTLTDGTELSPALGIGAFAEKTLVAAGQCTKVDPEVAPSVAGLLGCGVMAGIGAAINTGQVGRGDSVAVIGCGGVGDAAVVGSRLAGAARIIAVDIDDRKLETAKAMGATHTVNSRTTDPVEAIRDLTGGFGADVVIEAVGRPETYRQAFYARDLAGTVVLVGVPTPEMKLELPLLDVFGRGGSLKSSWYGDCLPSRDFPMLIDLHQQGRIDLGAFVTEEIGLGDVEQAFARMHEGDVIRSVVRF, encoded by the coding sequence ATGGTGCAGCAGGTGCTCGGTGTGGTCGCGCCCGGCCGGGACGAACCGGTACGGGTGGAGACGATCGTCGTCCCCGACCCCGGACCCGGCGAGGCCGTGGTCGCGGTGCAGGCGTGCGGGGTCTGCCACACCGATCTCCACTACAAGCAGGGAGGGATCAGCGACGACTTCCCCTTCCTCCTCGGCCATGAGGCCGCGGGGGTCGTCGAGGCCGTCGGCCCCGGTGTCACCGAGGTGGAGCCAGGGGACTTCGTCATCCTCAACTGGCGCGCGGTCTGCGGCCGCTGCCGGGCCTGTCTGCGCGGTCGCCCCTGGTACTGCTTCGACACCCACAACGCCCGGCAGCGGATGACGCTGACCGACGGCACGGAGCTGTCGCCCGCGCTCGGCATCGGGGCCTTCGCCGAGAAGACCCTGGTCGCCGCGGGCCAGTGCACCAAGGTGGACCCCGAGGTCGCCCCCTCCGTCGCGGGCCTCCTCGGCTGCGGCGTCATGGCGGGCATCGGCGCCGCCATCAACACCGGACAGGTCGGCCGCGGCGACTCGGTCGCCGTCATCGGCTGCGGCGGCGTCGGTGACGCGGCCGTCGTCGGCTCCCGGCTGGCGGGCGCGGCCCGGATCATCGCCGTCGACATCGACGACCGCAAGCTGGAGACGGCGAAGGCGATGGGCGCCACCCACACCGTCAACTCCCGCACCACCGACCCCGTGGAAGCCATCCGTGACCTCACCGGAGGCTTCGGCGCCGATGTCGTCATCGAGGCCGTCGGCCGCCCCGAGACCTACCGCCAGGCGTTCTACGCCCGCGACCTCGCGGGCACCGTCGTCCTCGTCGGCGTCCCCACCCCCGAGATGAAGCTCGAACTGCCGCTCCTCGACGTCTTCGGCCGCGGCGGCTCGCTCAAGTCCTCCTGGTACGGGGACTGTCTGCCGTCCCGCGACTTCCCGATGCTCATCGACCTCCACCAGCAGGGCCGTATCGACCTCGGCGCCTTCGTCACCGAGGAGATCGGCCTCGGCGACGTCGAGCAGGCGTTCGCCCGGATGCACGAGGGCGACGTCATCCGTTCGGTGGTGCGGTTCTGA
- a CDS encoding FadR/GntR family transcriptional regulator, with the protein MTTAGQGQGLHEQVLDTLGLAITAGEYPQGSVVRTEEIAQRFDVSRTVVREVVRVLESMRLVESRRRVGVTVRAIEEWNVYDPRVIRWRLAGSDRPRQLRSLTVLRSAIEPVAAGLAARRATSRQCRELTDCALGMVETSRGQRLEEYLAHDIAFHRVILTASGNEMFARLGDVVAAILTGRTHHQVMFDDPDPAAVTLHVEVAQAVREGDAERAERITREIAVGALAELDVLAPDPGAR; encoded by the coding sequence ATGACGACAGCGGGCCAGGGTCAGGGCCTCCATGAGCAGGTGCTCGACACACTCGGCCTCGCGATCACCGCGGGCGAGTATCCACAGGGCAGCGTGGTGCGCACGGAGGAGATCGCCCAGCGCTTCGACGTCTCCCGCACGGTGGTCCGCGAGGTGGTGCGGGTCCTGGAGTCGATGCGACTCGTCGAGTCCCGCCGCCGGGTCGGGGTCACCGTCCGCGCCATCGAGGAGTGGAACGTCTACGACCCCCGGGTCATCCGCTGGCGGCTCGCGGGGAGCGACCGGCCCCGGCAACTGCGTTCACTGACCGTGCTCCGGTCGGCGATCGAGCCGGTCGCCGCCGGGCTCGCCGCCCGCCGTGCCACCTCCCGGCAGTGCCGTGAGCTGACCGACTGCGCGCTCGGGATGGTCGAGACCTCCCGGGGGCAGCGGCTGGAGGAGTATCTGGCGCACGACATCGCCTTCCACCGGGTGATCCTCACGGCCTCGGGCAATGAGATGTTCGCCCGGCTCGGCGACGTGGTCGCCGCGATCCTCACCGGGCGCACCCACCACCAGGTGATGTTCGACGACCCGGACCCGGCCGCGGTGACCCTCCATGTCGAGGTGGCGCAGGCGGTGCGGGAGGGGGACGCGGAGCGGGCCGAGCGGATCACCCGGGAGATCGCCGTGGGCGCCCTCGCCGAGCTGGACGTCCTCGCCCCCGACCCGGGCGCCCGCTGA
- a CDS encoding FAD-binding dehydrogenase, which yields MAYDADVIVIGAGLAGLVATAELAGAGRKVILLDQEPEGSLGGQAHWSFGGLFLVDSPEQRRLRIRDSRELALQDWLGTAGFDRPEDRWPRRWAEAYVDFAAGEKRAWLRRRGVRFFPVVGWAERGGYDARGHGNSVPRFHITWGTGPGLVAPFAHRVREAAARGRVDLRFRHRVTGLGTAAGAVDTVSGEILETSAAERGAPSSREVVGAFELRAQAVVIASGGIGGNQELVRAHWPERLGTPPRRLLHGVPAHVDGLMLGVAERVGASRVNSDRMWHYTEGIENWNPVWERHGIRILPGPSSLWLDALGRRLPVPLFPGFDTLGTLEHIMRSGHDHTWFVLNQRIIGKEFALSGSEQNPDLTGKSVRGVLGRARTAVPDPVRAFMERGADFVVERDLGALVRGMNERTGEALIDEADLRREIVARDREIRHPFTKDLQVMAVRGARAYLGDRLVRTAAPHRILDPAAGPLIAVRLGILTRKTLGGLETDLSARVLADDGRPLEGLYAAGEAAGFGGGGMHGYRSLEGTFLGGCLFSGRAAGRSAAKAVG from the coding sequence ATGGCGTACGACGCTGATGTGATCGTGATCGGGGCCGGTCTGGCCGGGCTGGTGGCCACGGCGGAGCTGGCCGGTGCCGGACGGAAGGTCATCCTGCTCGACCAGGAGCCGGAGGGTTCGCTCGGCGGCCAGGCGCACTGGTCCTTCGGCGGGCTCTTCCTCGTCGACTCGCCCGAACAGCGGCGGCTGCGGATTCGGGACAGCCGGGAACTCGCGCTCCAGGACTGGCTGGGCACCGCGGGCTTCGACCGCCCGGAGGACCGCTGGCCCCGGCGCTGGGCCGAGGCGTACGTCGACTTCGCGGCCGGGGAGAAGAGAGCCTGGCTGCGCCGGCGGGGAGTGCGGTTCTTCCCGGTCGTGGGCTGGGCCGAGCGCGGCGGCTACGACGCCCGGGGGCACGGGAACTCCGTCCCCCGCTTCCACATCACCTGGGGCACGGGGCCCGGTCTGGTCGCCCCCTTCGCCCACCGGGTCCGTGAGGCCGCCGCCCGGGGACGGGTGGATCTGCGCTTCCGGCACCGTGTCACCGGCCTCGGGACCGCGGCGGGCGCCGTCGACACCGTGAGCGGCGAGATCCTGGAGACCTCCGCCGCCGAGCGCGGCGCACCCAGCAGCCGGGAGGTCGTCGGCGCCTTCGAACTCCGGGCGCAGGCCGTGGTCATCGCCTCCGGCGGCATCGGCGGCAACCAGGAACTGGTCCGCGCCCACTGGCCCGAGCGGCTGGGCACCCCGCCCCGGCGGCTGCTGCACGGGGTCCCCGCCCATGTGGACGGGCTCATGCTGGGGGTCGCCGAGCGGGTGGGGGCGAGCCGTGTCAACAGCGACCGGATGTGGCACTACACCGAGGGCATCGAGAACTGGAACCCGGTCTGGGAACGGCACGGCATCCGCATCCTGCCCGGCCCGTCCTCCCTCTGGCTGGACGCGCTCGGGCGGCGGCTGCCCGTCCCCCTCTTCCCCGGCTTCGACACCCTCGGCACGCTGGAGCACATCATGCGCTCCGGCCACGACCACACCTGGTTCGTCCTCAACCAGCGGATCATCGGGAAGGAGTTCGCGCTGTCGGGCTCCGAGCAGAACCCCGATCTGACGGGGAAGTCGGTCCGCGGTGTGCTGGGACGGGCCCGTACGGCGGTGCCGGACCCGGTACGGGCGTTCATGGAGCGGGGCGCGGACTTCGTCGTCGAACGCGATCTGGGCGCGCTGGTCCGGGGGATGAACGAGCGCACCGGCGAGGCTCTGATCGACGAGGCCGATCTGCGGCGGGAGATCGTCGCGCGGGACCGGGAGATCCGCCACCCCTTCACCAAGGACCTCCAGGTCATGGCCGTCCGGGGGGCCCGCGCCTATCTCGGCGACCGGCTGGTGCGCACGGCCGCCCCGCACCGGATTCTGGACCCGGCGGCCGGGCCGCTGATCGCCGTACGGCTCGGCATCCTCACCCGCAAGACGCTCGGCGGGCTGGAGACCGACCTGTCCGCGCGGGTGCTGGCGGACGACGGCCGCCCGCTGGAGGGGCTGTACGCGGCGGGGGAGGCGGCCGGGTTCGGCGGCGGGGGCATGCACGGCTACCGCTCCCTGGAGGGCACCTTCCTCGGCGGCTGCCTCTTCTCCGGGCGGGCGGCGGGCCGGTCCGCGGCGAAGGCCGTCGGCTGA